A genome region from Nocardia sp. NBC_00565 includes the following:
- a CDS encoding ABC transporter permease, translating into MTEVLAPTRELPTVSGRTETWRLLLPQTMIQTKRMLVRWWRDPLTVVQSLVFPALLLVMLNTVLGRQISSFSGASALYGSVPMVSLVGVMSGSVAGAITLGRERDEGLLARFWVLPVHRASGLAARFVAEGIRILLCTVVLFAVGLVLGFRFQQGLFAGIALFGVPLLFGIAFATMVTAVAVFSAKAALVEAVSLGSSLLMFFSSGFVPLIAYPAWAKPIVQHQPMSYAIDAMRGLSLGGPVRDPLLATIAWCVGAIVVFAIPAAVGYRRASRS; encoded by the coding sequence ATGACCGAGGTACTGGCTCCCACCCGCGAACTGCCCACGGTCTCCGGTCGGACCGAGACCTGGCGTTTGCTACTTCCGCAGACGATGATCCAGACCAAGCGAATGCTGGTGCGCTGGTGGCGCGACCCGCTGACCGTCGTGCAGTCGCTCGTCTTCCCGGCGCTTTTGCTGGTCATGCTGAATACCGTTCTCGGACGCCAGATTTCGTCCTTCTCCGGCGCAAGCGCGTTGTACGGATCGGTGCCGATGGTATCGCTGGTCGGCGTGATGTCCGGATCGGTGGCCGGTGCCATCACCCTGGGGCGCGAGCGTGACGAGGGTTTGCTGGCCCGGTTCTGGGTGCTGCCGGTGCACCGTGCGTCCGGACTGGCGGCGCGTTTCGTCGCTGAGGGAATCCGGATCCTGTTGTGCACCGTGGTGCTGTTCGCGGTGGGGCTGGTGCTCGGCTTCCGGTTCCAACAGGGGCTGTTCGCGGGCATCGCGCTGTTCGGGGTGCCGCTGCTGTTCGGCATCGCCTTCGCCACCATGGTCACTGCGGTGGCCGTGTTCAGCGCGAAAGCCGCTCTGGTGGAGGCGGTTTCGCTCGGCTCGTCGCTGCTGATGTTCTTCAGCTCCGGTTTCGTGCCGCTGATCGCGTACCCGGCGTGGGCCAAGCCGATCGTGCAGCATCAGCCGATGTCCTATGCCATCGATGCGATGCGCGGGTTGTCGCTGGGCGGACCGGTGCGGGATCCGCTGCTGGCCACCATCGCCTGGTGCGTCGGCGCCATCGTAGTCTTCGCGATTCCGGCGGCGGTGGGCTATCGGCGGGCCAGCCGCAGCTGA
- a CDS encoding GNAT family N-acetyltransferase, with protein MRSLLEPTRRAKDAPARQLANRDLAQVLRVLDSDPVASCMVAARLQEFGLDTGVGYGELWSRGGPAESLCFSGANLVPLRGDENALRAFATRAVRWPRVCSSVVGRQELALPLWEMLSTHWGPERELRGEQPLLALGQPALATADAEVRRVRPDELERYLIAAIAMFIEEVGVDPRAGDGGRGYRRRIQSLIESGRAWARFEDGQVVYKAEVGSLSRRTGQIQGVWVHPERRGTGLGTRGTAAVANAVVASGRTASLYVNDYNKIARRAYSRVGFRQIATFATILLD; from the coding sequence GTGCGGAGTCTGCTGGAGCCGACGCGAAGGGCGAAGGATGCCCCGGCGCGTCAGCTCGCGAACCGGGATCTGGCGCAGGTGCTGCGGGTCCTCGATAGCGATCCGGTCGCCTCGTGCATGGTGGCGGCGCGGCTGCAGGAGTTCGGGCTGGATACCGGCGTCGGATACGGCGAGCTGTGGAGCCGTGGTGGCCCGGCCGAATCGCTGTGCTTCTCCGGTGCGAATCTGGTGCCATTGCGTGGCGACGAGAACGCGTTGCGCGCGTTCGCGACTCGAGCGGTGCGCTGGCCGCGGGTGTGCTCGTCGGTGGTCGGGCGTCAGGAGCTGGCGCTGCCGCTATGGGAGATGTTGTCCACGCATTGGGGACCCGAACGCGAGCTGCGCGGTGAGCAGCCACTACTCGCCCTCGGTCAGCCCGCGCTGGCGACCGCCGATGCCGAGGTCCGCCGGGTTCGCCCGGACGAATTGGAGCGCTACCTCATTGCGGCGATCGCGATGTTCATCGAAGAGGTCGGCGTCGACCCGCGCGCAGGCGACGGCGGTCGCGGCTACCGTCGTCGGATCCAGAGCCTGATCGAATCCGGTCGCGCCTGGGCACGTTTCGAGGACGGCCAAGTCGTCTACAAGGCCGAGGTCGGCTCGCTATCGCGGCGCACCGGGCAGATCCAGGGCGTTTGGGTGCATCCCGAACGGCGCGGCACCGGTCTCGGCACGCGCGGTACGGCCGCGGTGGCCAATGCGGTGGTCGCTTCGGGACGCACCGCCAGCCTGTACGTGAACGACTACAACAAGATCGCGCGCAGGGCTTACAGCCGCGTCGGATTCCGGCAGATCGCCACCTTCGCCACCATCCTGCTCGACTGA
- a CDS encoding peroxynitrite isomerase produces the protein MVAPQPAIAPHPDIAPLAPLLGTWRGPGHGEYPTIESFDYVEEIKFGHLGRPFLTYRQRTRAADGSRPMHAETGYLRCPRPDHVELILAHPTGITEICEGSLTITDGELHMEFESTSIGRSSTAKVVTALGRSIILVGDTIDYSLRMAAVGEPLTHHLAATLRRA, from the coding sequence GTGGTCGCCCCTCAACCTGCCATCGCCCCCCATCCCGATATCGCGCCGCTCGCACCACTGCTCGGCACGTGGCGCGGACCCGGGCACGGTGAATACCCGACCATCGAGTCGTTCGACTATGTCGAGGAAATCAAGTTCGGCCACCTCGGCCGACCTTTCCTCACCTACCGCCAGCGCACGCGCGCCGCCGACGGCAGCAGGCCGATGCACGCCGAAACCGGTTATCTGCGTTGCCCGCGCCCGGACCACGTCGAGTTGATCCTGGCGCATCCGACCGGTATCACCGAGATCTGCGAGGGCAGTCTCACCATCACCGATGGTGAACTGCACATGGAGTTCGAATCGACCAGCATCGGCCGCAGCAGCACCGCGAAAGTGGTGACCGCCCTGGGCCGGTCGATCATACTGGTCGGGGACACCATCGATTACTCGCTGCGCATGGCCGCGGTCGGTGAGCCGCTGACCCACCACCTGGCCGCCACACTGCGCCGCGCCTGA
- a CDS encoding TIGR03118 family protein, whose product MRVRVAGKDKKLNGRWSESRRSGAWRTRTRNGLLRASVLGVALVVAAACSDSKSSNDEVPALDGNHYAQTNLAANKDEYKAQFLFPDLVNAWGLADRPKGAGGHFWVGAGGKSVQFVGDVTASADTKVQTLFQDPLKIVTIPGADADTSDNSIGKTTGVVFNGAPITSDLFVVRDQPVQADGAPLLLTGSSRFIFATDSGKISAWTELGPEGAIVRHDGPANLVFDGESQGMAFFGIALAPSADKLLAADFGENPQIRTFDKDWQLIPTAGFANPFATGDQIDAAAPDKGKKAKPGDPAPFNVTTIGNRVFVSYADTKPDEVDASKFDKAEEDSLDKDQEKDAKGKPAKGKVAEFDGNGKLVRILDDGGRLNAPWGVTVAPANFGPLSGKLLVGNFGGLGHVLAYDDATGKFVDYLRDEKGAPVEIEGLWALMFGNGESLGDADSLYFTAGPDDEKDGLFGKLRLK is encoded by the coding sequence ATGAGGGTGCGAGTGGCTGGAAAGGACAAGAAGTTGAACGGACGCTGGAGTGAATCGCGCCGCAGCGGTGCGTGGCGGACACGGACTCGCAACGGTCTACTGCGCGCATCGGTGCTGGGTGTGGCCCTGGTCGTCGCGGCGGCCTGCTCGGATTCGAAATCGTCGAACGACGAAGTGCCTGCCCTGGACGGCAATCACTACGCGCAGACCAATCTCGCCGCCAACAAAGACGAGTACAAGGCTCAGTTCCTCTTCCCGGACCTGGTGAATGCCTGGGGCCTGGCCGATCGCCCCAAGGGCGCGGGCGGACACTTCTGGGTCGGCGCGGGCGGGAAGTCCGTCCAGTTCGTCGGTGATGTCACCGCATCCGCGGACACCAAGGTGCAGACGCTGTTCCAGGATCCGCTGAAGATCGTCACGATTCCGGGCGCGGACGCGGACACCTCGGACAACAGCATCGGCAAGACCACCGGTGTCGTCTTCAATGGCGCGCCGATCACCTCCGACCTGTTCGTGGTCCGCGATCAGCCGGTGCAGGCCGACGGCGCGCCGCTGCTGCTGACCGGTTCGTCGCGGTTCATCTTCGCCACCGACTCCGGAAAGATCTCGGCGTGGACCGAACTCGGTCCCGAGGGGGCGATCGTCCGCCACGACGGTCCCGCGAACCTGGTCTTCGACGGCGAGTCGCAGGGGATGGCGTTCTTCGGGATCGCGCTGGCACCGTCGGCCGACAAACTGCTCGCCGCCGACTTCGGTGAGAACCCGCAGATCCGCACGTTCGACAAGGACTGGCAGCTGATCCCGACCGCCGGCTTCGCCAATCCCTTCGCCACCGGCGACCAGATCGACGCGGCCGCACCGGATAAGGGCAAGAAGGCCAAGCCGGGCGACCCCGCGCCGTTCAACGTGACCACCATCGGCAACCGCGTCTTCGTCTCCTACGCCGACACCAAGCCCGATGAGGTGGACGCGTCCAAGTTCGACAAGGCCGAAGAGGATTCGCTGGACAAGGACCAGGAGAAGGACGCCAAGGGCAAGCCGGCCAAGGGCAAGGTCGCCGAATTCGACGGCAACGGCAAGCTGGTCCGCATCCTCGACGACGGCGGTCGCCTCAACGCGCCGTGGGGTGTCACGGTGGCGCCCGCGAACTTCGGCCCGCTCAGTGGCAAGCTGCTGGTCGGCAATTTCGGCGGCCTCGGCCATGTGCTCGCCTATGACGACGCGACCGGCAAGTTCGTCGACTACCTGCGCGATGAGAAGGGCGCACCGGTCGAGATCGAAGGTCTGTGGGCCTTGATGTTCGGCAATGGTGAGAGCCTCGGTGACGCCGACTCGCTGTACTTCACCGCTGGACCGGATGACGAGAAGGACGGTCTGTTCGGCAAGCTTCGGCTGAAGTAG
- a CDS encoding winged helix-turn-helix transcriptional regulator gives MRSASGAKPSRGRTDPAHAPMLAAMDLIGQRWILRVLWELEPGRLGFLELRRRMGNCSSSMLSTRLQHLQSAGVIVKNSDKTYELTTAGHELTTALQPIWAWSERWAPTPPPATD, from the coding sequence ATGAGAAGTGCAAGCGGAGCGAAACCGTCGCGGGGGCGAACCGACCCGGCGCACGCACCCATGCTGGCCGCCATGGACCTCATCGGCCAACGCTGGATCCTGCGCGTCCTCTGGGAACTGGAGCCCGGCCGCCTCGGCTTCCTCGAACTGCGCCGCCGCATGGGCAACTGCTCATCGAGCATGCTGTCGACCCGCCTGCAACACCTGCAGAGCGCGGGCGTGATCGTCAAGAACTCGGACAAAACCTACGAACTGACCACCGCCGGACACGAACTCACCACGGCCCTGCAACCGATCTGGGCCTGGTCCGAACGCTGGGCCCCGACTCCCCCACCCGCCACCGATTAA
- a CDS encoding DUF4254 domain-containing protein, whose product MRYARHSPMVPGRDMLLAAFRGLPHDDHPMLEVAGELAQLHEMRERTPVHEMAKLDRRRAQLVRGIDRWVTLAMPVPGTAALMHTETVGQIVDRLARMTSQAFVPLSQAPEAVFYDAWVQLNELADTYQDLVDELRDGTRRLPESG is encoded by the coding sequence ATGAGGTATGCGAGACACAGCCCGATGGTTCCTGGGCGGGATATGTTGCTGGCGGCCTTCCGAGGGCTACCGCACGATGACCATCCGATGCTGGAGGTGGCGGGAGAACTGGCGCAGCTGCACGAGATGCGCGAGCGGACGCCGGTCCACGAGATGGCCAAACTGGATCGGCGGCGGGCGCAGTTGGTGCGGGGGATCGACCGCTGGGTGACGCTGGCGATGCCGGTGCCCGGCACCGCGGCACTGATGCATACCGAAACCGTCGGCCAGATCGTGGATCGGCTGGCCAGGATGACCTCGCAGGCCTTCGTTCCGCTCTCCCAGGCGCCCGAGGCGGTGTTCTATGACGCGTGGGTGCAGCTCAATGAGTTGGCCGATACGTACCAGGATCTCGTCGACGAGCTGCGCGATGGAACTCGTCGACTACCCGAGAGCGGCTGA
- a CDS encoding SDR family oxidoreductase, protein MLWAAERETVRDSGRRIVLITGASRGIGAETAKVLAADGDHVIVNYREKRKRAHAIAEEIIAAGGSASTAGADIADADSTAALLDGVVAEFGRLDVLVLNASGGLERNAGPDYAMALNRDAQVRLVRQALPHLPAGGRIVFVTSHQAHFHGRKPVPADYEPIAQSKRAGEDALRAMVPELADRGIGLNVVSGDMIDGTIIVRLLERRNPDAVSARRDHGALPTIEEFAAVVAEAANAATESGRTFYVGGQDYLAADVRA, encoded by the coding sequence TTGCTGTGGGCTGCGGAAAGGGAGACGGTGCGCGACTCGGGACGACGGATTGTGTTGATCACCGGTGCTTCGCGGGGGATCGGTGCGGAGACGGCGAAGGTGCTCGCGGCGGACGGCGACCACGTGATCGTCAACTACCGCGAGAAGCGCAAGCGTGCCCATGCGATCGCCGAAGAGATCATCGCCGCAGGTGGTAGCGCGTCGACGGCAGGCGCGGATATCGCGGACGCGGACTCGACCGCCGCGCTCCTCGACGGTGTCGTGGCGGAGTTCGGGCGGTTGGATGTGCTGGTGCTCAACGCATCCGGCGGACTGGAGCGCAATGCCGGTCCCGACTATGCGATGGCGCTCAATCGCGACGCGCAGGTGCGATTGGTGCGTCAGGCACTGCCGCATCTGCCTGCCGGCGGCCGGATCGTATTCGTGACCAGCCATCAAGCGCACTTCCACGGCCGCAAACCGGTGCCGGCGGACTACGAGCCGATCGCGCAGAGCAAGCGCGCGGGCGAAGACGCTTTGCGCGCAATGGTTCCCGAGCTGGCTGATCGCGGCATCGGCCTGAATGTGGTGTCCGGCGACATGATCGACGGCACGATCATCGTCCGTCTGCTGGAGCGCCGTAATCCCGACGCGGTATCGGCCCGCCGCGACCACGGCGCACTCCCGACCATCGAGGAGTTCGCCGCCGTCGTCGCCGAGGCCGCGAACGCCGCAACCGAATCCGGTCGCACCTTCTACGTCGGCGGCCAGGACTATCTGGCCGCGGACGTCCGTGCATAG
- a CDS encoding penicillin-binding transpeptidase domain-containing protein has translation MSTRMMIRLAVAALAVAGTGCSARPQGPVPAADAFLAAFANHDVEAAAGLTSQPEKATAAMRSAWDELQAEELSAHTGAARVTGDTAIVDYTYQWRLPKDRIWKYTGQLQMGRSDGRWIVRWTSSDIHPKLGDTQTMTLRANPAPRARVNEQSGSDVLVPGKVSRVAFTAASAADPAYTATSLAAALNRFDERLTPEAILGSALAAKGAYTVALLSENELNEVSADLLGLPGVTLTQQWDMVPTDRDFAPDLLAQVRKTVIAEVDGKAGWSVVTMNSNGADTDVLTEVASQPAPSFSLSIDRNVQNSAQRAVGGRTEQTMMVVLRPSTGAILAVAQNKAADRDGPVATIGQYPPGSVFKTVTAAAAMSAGKATPDTVLPCPSRIVIGERTIPNYSLFQLGDVSMTTAYERSCNTAFAKLASQLPGDALHDTAAKLGVGPGYTVPGLPTESGSVPPDDDMIQRTEDGIGQGKVVVSPFGMAVLAATVAHGSAPVPYLIAGRTTEIKGDRPAIDAQVIDGLRAMMRKVVTGGTAERIADQGEVYGKTGEAEVEGGSHSWFVGYRGDLAFATLLVKGGSSDNAVAVTRDMLAALPTGY, from the coding sequence ATGTCGACACGCATGATGATCAGGCTGGCTGTCGCTGCGCTCGCGGTGGCGGGAACCGGCTGCTCGGCGCGCCCGCAAGGGCCGGTGCCAGCGGCCGACGCTTTCCTGGCCGCCTTCGCCAACCATGACGTCGAGGCCGCGGCCGGACTGACCAGTCAGCCCGAGAAGGCAACCGCCGCAATGCGTTCCGCCTGGGACGAGCTCCAGGCCGAAGAGCTGTCCGCGCACACCGGCGCGGCCAGGGTCACCGGTGATACCGCGATCGTCGACTACACCTACCAGTGGCGGCTGCCCAAGGACCGCATCTGGAAGTACACCGGCCAACTGCAGATGGGGCGCAGCGACGGACGCTGGATAGTGCGCTGGACCTCCTCGGATATCCACCCGAAGCTCGGCGACACCCAGACCATGACATTGCGCGCCAACCCGGCCCCGCGCGCCAGGGTGAACGAGCAGTCCGGCAGCGATGTGCTGGTGCCGGGCAAGGTATCTCGGGTCGCGTTCACCGCGGCCTCCGCCGCGGATCCGGCGTATACGGCGACCTCGTTGGCGGCGGCATTGAATCGGTTCGACGAGCGTCTCACACCCGAGGCGATCCTCGGCTCTGCGCTGGCCGCCAAAGGTGCCTACACCGTCGCGCTGTTGAGCGAGAATGAATTGAACGAGGTGAGTGCCGATCTGCTCGGTCTGCCCGGGGTGACGCTGACCCAGCAGTGGGATATGGTCCCGACCGACCGGGATTTCGCGCCCGATCTGCTCGCGCAGGTGCGCAAGACGGTGATCGCCGAGGTGGACGGCAAGGCCGGTTGGAGCGTTGTCACCATGAACTCCAACGGCGCCGACACCGACGTACTCACCGAGGTGGCCTCCCAGCCCGCTCCGTCGTTCTCGCTCAGCATCGATCGCAACGTGCAGAACTCCGCGCAGCGCGCTGTCGGCGGCCGCACGGAGCAGACCATGATGGTGGTGCTGCGACCCTCGACCGGCGCGATTCTCGCTGTCGCACAGAACAAAGCGGCCGACCGCGACGGTCCGGTGGCGACCATCGGTCAGTACCCGCCGGGCTCGGTCTTCAAGACGGTGACCGCGGCCGCGGCGATGTCGGCCGGAAAGGCCACGCCCGATACCGTTTTGCCGTGCCCGAGCCGAATTGTCATCGGGGAGCGGACAATTCCCAACTACAGCCTCTTCCAACTCGGCGACGTGTCGATGACCACCGCCTACGAGCGGTCCTGCAACACCGCGTTCGCGAAGCTGGCCAGCCAGCTGCCGGGCGACGCACTGCACGACACCGCCGCGAAACTCGGTGTGGGACCGGGATATACGGTCCCCGGACTGCCGACCGAATCGGGTTCGGTGCCACCGGACGACGATATGATCCAGCGCACCGAGGACGGAATCGGCCAGGGCAAGGTAGTGGTGAGCCCGTTCGGGATGGCGGTGCTCGCCGCGACCGTCGCACACGGCTCTGCGCCGGTGCCGTATCTGATCGCCGGGCGCACCACCGAGATCAAGGGCGATCGTCCGGCCATCGACGCGCAGGTGATCGACGGGTTGCGCGCGATGATGCGCAAGGTGGTGACCGGCGGAACCGCCGAACGCATCGCCGATCAGGGTGAGGTGTACGGCAAGACGGGGGAGGCCGAGGTCGAGGGCGGGTCGCATTCGTGGTTCGTCGGCTACCGCGGGGATCTCGCCTTCGCGACGTTGCTCGTCAAGGGCGGGAGCTCGGATAACGCCGTGGCGGTAACGCGTGACATGCTCGCCGCGCTGCCCACGGGCTACTGA
- a CDS encoding helix-turn-helix domain-containing protein produces MAGKRTVLTAGLRRLSVLLSEMREHAGLSKEEVSGKTGINITTLYRIETAQARPQRRTLMTMLDLYGVTEQQRADALELLSDALKPGMSRPYEATLTEVHAAYINFESEALSARHYQTSYIPGLLQTSEYAEAVIDTNMPKLDAATVQHNVRARMDRTTHLTKPDPLELWVVLDEAAIRRVVGGPDVMKGQLKRLLDDSQMKNVILQILPFTAGVHPGMAGAFTLLDFKDPADPELVYVEGIAGDQLIEGHPQIRRFGIIFDQLRAMALSPRDSMTLIDQASEQLR; encoded by the coding sequence ATGGCAGGCAAGCGCACAGTCCTCACGGCGGGATTGCGGCGGCTCTCGGTGCTGCTGTCCGAGATGCGCGAACACGCTGGGCTCAGCAAAGAAGAGGTCAGCGGGAAGACCGGGATCAACATCACCACGCTGTACCGAATCGAGACGGCGCAGGCGCGGCCGCAGCGGCGAACGCTGATGACGATGCTCGATCTCTACGGCGTCACCGAGCAGCAACGCGCGGATGCTCTGGAGTTGCTGTCGGACGCACTCAAGCCGGGTATGTCCCGTCCATACGAGGCGACCCTGACCGAGGTGCACGCGGCGTACATCAACTTCGAATCCGAGGCGCTCTCGGCCCGGCACTATCAAACCTCCTACATCCCAGGGCTATTGCAGACCTCGGAGTATGCCGAGGCGGTCATCGACACCAATATGCCGAAACTGGACGCGGCCACGGTGCAGCACAATGTGCGAGCGCGGATGGATCGGACCACCCACCTCACCAAGCCCGATCCGCTAGAGCTCTGGGTGGTACTCGACGAGGCGGCGATCCGGCGCGTCGTCGGCGGGCCGGATGTCATGAAGGGGCAGCTGAAGCGGCTGCTCGACGATTCGCAGATGAAAAACGTTATCCTGCAAATCCTTCCGTTCACCGCCGGCGTGCACCCCGGTATGGCCGGCGCGTTCACGCTGCTGGACTTCAAGGATCCAGCCGATCCGGAGCTGGTGTACGTCGAGGGCATCGCGGGTGATCAGCTGATCGAGGGGCACCCCCAGATCCGCCGCTTCGGCATCATTTTCGACCAGCTGCGGGCCATGGCGCTGAGCCCCCGCGACTCCATGACACTGATCGACCAGGCATCCGAGCAGCTGCGCTGA
- a CDS encoding ABC transporter permease: MATAAQWWALTCRLIRPSWRNGELVTALLAPTVFTVGFYVPLNLVMTVYGHGLSSYAQFLMPMIVMQAVAFCAITAAFRAAADAKDGLNVRFGSMPMGSAVPLAARVSAALYRAAVALAAAVVSGHVIGFRFYGSWWDTLGFIGFALLIALALCLGADLLGSLTKSPEATTQALILPQLILGMVSTGFAPADQFPAWIQGFARNQPISQFIYGLRALAGDPSGNAGVVGWSIFGPALAWTLGLAVVFGAGAVFLSMRRSS, translated from the coding sequence ATGGCGACGGCGGCGCAATGGTGGGCGCTGACCTGCCGCCTGATCCGGCCGTCCTGGCGTAATGGCGAGCTGGTCACCGCCTTGCTCGCACCCACCGTCTTCACCGTCGGCTTCTATGTGCCGCTGAATCTGGTCATGACCGTCTATGGGCACGGGCTGAGCAGCTATGCGCAGTTCCTGATGCCGATGATCGTGATGCAGGCGGTCGCGTTCTGCGCCATCACGGCCGCATTCCGGGCGGCCGCCGACGCCAAGGACGGGCTCAACGTCCGGTTCGGCTCGATGCCGATGGGCTCGGCGGTGCCGCTGGCCGCACGGGTCAGCGCCGCGCTGTACCGGGCCGCGGTCGCGCTGGCCGCGGCGGTGGTCAGTGGCCATGTGATCGGCTTCCGCTTCTATGGAAGCTGGTGGGACACACTGGGTTTCATCGGGTTCGCGTTGCTGATCGCATTGGCGCTGTGTCTGGGCGCGGATCTGCTCGGCAGTCTCACCAAGAGTCCGGAGGCCACCACCCAGGCGCTGATCCTGCCGCAGCTGATTCTCGGGATGGTCTCCACCGGATTCGCCCCGGCTGACCAATTCCCGGCTTGGATCCAGGGCTTCGCGCGCAACCAGCCGATATCGCAGTTCATATACGGACTGCGGGCACTGGCCGGTGACCCGTCGGGCAATGCGGGCGTGGTCGGCTGGTCGATCTTCGGACCCGCGCTGGCCTGGACGCTCGGCCTCGCCGTGGTCTTCGGCGCCGGTGCGGTCTTCCTTTCGATGCGGAGGTCGTCATGA
- a CDS encoding BTAD domain-containing putative transcriptional regulator: MLDLRVLGPVRLLVDDRALPLPGTKLRALLAMLVINRRNAVAKTTLANSIWDEEMPNRSVDGLYAYVSNLRTVLRGAGVDDRAILRTVHAGYLLDITDDQCDVGRFERARNQGSLAFTTGDLDTAAECFADALAQWSGEAVAGLRGLRFADNFAADLDERRLNAVADRLDADIACGREGAVLGELTALTAEHAVNERLWRLLISALYRAGRQADALAACLRIRRNLADQQGIDPDPRTLALEEAIRSQQALPVVSSSPGATKRDLPDILRQAWLRVGDGEAIAIPATGLRIGREWDNDIVLDDARVSRKHARILPRDNRIFIRDRDSANGVYVNGVPIGADTALKDGDVIRIGSTTLRYEMPDRGAAPETDNRTN; the protein is encoded by the coding sequence GTGCTCGATCTGCGAGTGCTCGGACCGGTGCGCCTGCTGGTCGACGATCGCGCATTACCGCTGCCCGGCACCAAGCTGCGCGCCCTGCTCGCCATGCTCGTCATCAATCGCCGTAACGCCGTCGCGAAAACCACACTGGCGAACAGCATCTGGGACGAGGAGATGCCGAATCGCTCGGTCGACGGCCTCTACGCCTATGTTTCGAATCTGCGCACCGTGCTGCGCGGGGCCGGGGTCGACGACCGGGCCATCCTGCGCACCGTGCACGCCGGATACCTGCTCGATATCACCGACGACCAATGCGATGTCGGCCGCTTCGAACGCGCCAGGAACCAGGGTTCGCTGGCCTTCACCACCGGCGATCTGGACACCGCGGCCGAATGCTTCGCCGACGCGCTCGCGCAATGGAGCGGTGAAGCCGTCGCGGGGTTGCGCGGGTTGCGCTTCGCCGACAATTTCGCCGCCGATCTGGATGAGCGCCGGTTGAACGCGGTCGCCGACCGCCTCGACGCGGATATCGCCTGCGGTCGCGAGGGCGCGGTGCTCGGCGAACTGACCGCGCTGACCGCCGAACACGCGGTGAACGAGCGGCTCTGGCGACTACTGATCTCCGCGCTGTACCGCGCCGGGCGACAGGCCGACGCACTGGCCGCCTGCCTGCGCATTCGCCGCAACCTCGCCGACCAGCAGGGCATCGACCCGGACCCGCGCACGCTGGCGCTCGAGGAGGCGATCCGCAGCCAACAGGCGCTGCCGGTGGTCTCCTCCTCGCCTGGCGCGACCAAGCGGGATCTGCCGGACATCCTGCGACAGGCCTGGCTGCGGGTCGGCGACGGCGAGGCGATCGCCATCCCGGCGACCGGTCTGCGGATCGGCCGCGAATGGGATAACGACATCGTGCTCGACGACGCGCGGGTCAGCCGCAAGCATGCCCGCATTCTGCCGCGCGACAACCGGATCTTCATCCGGGACCGGGATTCGGCCAACGGCGTGTACGTCAACGGCGTGCCGATCGGCGCCGACACCGCGCTGAAGGACGGGGACGTCATCCGAATCGGTTCCACCACACTGCGTTACGAGATGCCGGACCGCGGCGCGGCGCCCGAGACCGACAATCGCACCAACTGA